One window of the Psilocybe cubensis strain MGC-MH-2018 chromosome 12, whole genome shotgun sequence genome contains the following:
- a CDS encoding Inositol phosphorylceramide synthase catalytic subunit aur1, producing the protein MPKLSSPLGPITRTFSDIIHAFVAAVARLDKSLNPAVTLNRLRAHNFTRWDSLYIFHFANATFWITLMQDPAYPKKLAIPILYAIALLIPFTSQFFVPATPVFSWILSWYSSRFMPSAWRPSISVSLLPTLESVLYGANISDILTRFTHPILDILAWLPYGVVHFTCPFVVAIFLWLFRSKQTLHLWARTFGYMNLVGVLIQIVLPCSPPWYELIHGLTPANYGMKGSPGGLARIDALFHSSSYTTGFTNSPLVFGAFPSLHAGNATLEAFFLSHFFPQVRNYIWAYATVLYWATMYLTHHYLIDVVGGACLATAFFYLFLPDELRGPAALAPPPNLNLASHSRNKYNQYDLEDPRAAPLNGYGRGGVMLSAREFDAISEPSSEEEEDITYRSPVPGATSFPAGVHDSAAPMLASAPPGKKGPAASTRGRGHRHTASIASLIRGEERGPEDGWSPVAGSFPGGNGRGRVD; encoded by the coding sequence ATGCCGAAGTTGTCGTCGCCCCTAGGGCCCATCACACGCACATTCTCCGACATAATACACGCCTTTGTCGCTGCCGTCGCCAGATTGGACAAATCCCTGAACCCCGCAGTGACCTTGAACCGACTGCGCGCACACAACTTTACGCGTTGGGACTCCCTTTATATCTTCCATTTTGCCAATGCTACCTTCTGGATAACGCTGATGCAGGATCCAGCATATCCGAAGAAGCTGGCAATTCCTATCCTATATGCAATTGCTCTGcttattccatttacaagTCAGTTTTTCGTCCCAGCGACCCCAGTGTTCAGTTGGATTCTCTCGTGGTATTCCTCAAGGTTCATGCCATCGGCATGGAGGCCGTCGATTTCAGTATCTCTTCTCCCCACTCTTGAATCCGTGCTCTATGGTGCCAACATATCCGACATTCTTACCCGGTTCACCCACCCTATTCTCGACATTCTTGCATGGCTTCCGTACGGTGTTGTGCATTTTACGTGCCCATTTGTCGTCGCCATTTTTCTCTGGCTTTTCCGCTCCAAGCAGACCCTCCACTTATGGGCCCGTACTTTCGGGTACATGAACTTGGTTGGTGTCCTCATTCAAATCGTTCTTCCTTGTTCCCCCCCTTGGTACGAGCTTATTCACGGCCTCACACCCGCCAATTACGGAATGAAGGGTTCCCCTGGTGGTCTTGCCCGCATTGACGCTTTATTCCACTCCTCTTCGTATACCACCGGTTTCACCAACTCTCCCTTGGTATTTGGCGCTTTCCCCTCACTTCATGCTGGCAACGCCACCCTGGAAGCCTTCTTCCTTTCCCATTTCTTCCCCCAGGTACGAAATTACATTTGGGCATACGCCACCGTGCTTTATTGGGCAACCATGTACCTTACGCATCACTACCTCATCGATGTCGTCGGTGGTGCATGTTTGGCTACTGCATTCTTCTATCTTTTCCTTCCAGATGAACTCCGTGGTCCTGCAGcacttgctcctcctccaaatcTTAACCTTGCCAGTCATTCGAGGAATAAATATAACCAATACGATCTCGAAGACCCACGAGCAGCTCCTTTAAATGGCTACGGTCGTGGTGGAGTGATGCTTTCCGCTCGTGAGTTTGACGCAATAAGCGAACCAAGttcagaagaagaggaagatattACCTACAGATCACCGGTACCTGGTGCGACATCATTCCCAGCTGGTGTACATGATAGTGCGGCTCCAATGCTAGCATCCGCACCCCCAGGGAAGAAAGGACCTGCCGCGAGCACACGAGGAAGGGGACATCGGCATACAGCATCAATTGCCAGTTTGATTCGAGGTGAAGAAAGGGGTCCAGAAGATGGCTGGAGTCCTGTTGCTGGCTCATTCCCAGGTGGAAATGGTCGCGGACGCGTGGATTGA
- a CDS encoding Enhancer of polycomb-like protein 1, with protein MPRNHHPAASTLRNRNRITNKTRLKIHQGSLDADAILIPDEDEEKHRLTNLVAGVDAEDANEHHLQEVLSAVHRTNVINRQPRGSVDKPAPAPAPAFIPTPDSTGIVENYDELYPPNRWKDPTTYVHTSQTVEEHITNGLANGFTYYMDERDKEWLDKNNEEARGEGTSAQGAVSASGTRTSARSAKAKGKEPESSLPVVISEDEFELVMGIFEKVTHEKTEYLHHSLETGMEFPAFSEYQDVFSATLPVTMFATYSVPSWIPTPQALLKSARAIYPYWKERRLERGGHRIIPTLNGDESDTLNESYICFRRRESKAVRKTRASQVTSSDKLARLQAEFSYPLELAKAILTRETLKKELAAQSQAVWEKRLAFVDLKRKFPSLNDKIDEELLVDKERPTKRADTARVPGLKIRTSDQALPPPRQEVVIRPKERQQMIRDQIESQLARIKDLDHHWEDQVDNPYQSLPVPYASRLFKYIPPPNTPSWPSSNSDKTDDEATNVPPRISRAVRMRVGRGGRILLDRRDAVARRPVKKLPRSSLFALGDSEDESAGADGMDVDEDPEEIERNRRLEERWRFDEDDVPPTGPEGPDEQDRILVDDYNPTYLRHTMTLFNESDHVSLMTDPTVYITAPDGRQLPVVPYRLGMPAPAIRRDAQGRPYPIQQHIPPNHPLANMVAPGGIPVSMQHQIKKMQPPTAAPQMRISSNGGMRPPAVMPLSNIQQAQHVNGAVPHHVASPHPVPVPVPQHPPANGVNGISRAAISMPHVDVQKPEVIATPAIANGVPANPQPDPNAEMTVNGLPIRPKSQNVTPQPHLGLGVPTNGYHLTPMNNMTAAALVNSAAFQHNQGQQQIPTGLSLQQVQNLKNVFANMPAPELAAFQAARGIPNSYMLPANGANMNMQLAQGANMNLKLPPARQMQWMNSPLQRPPSVVNGTDTQINGAMVASPSISHSVPVRSPSANGQRPVMRNGVHMNGQHSMSPHMQHSPSPLPNISQSQSPPRVPMTPNMAMTSPSLQQQQPVGGQQNGY; from the exons ATGCCCCGAAATCACCATCCGGCTGCCTCTACCCTCAGAAACCGCAACCGGATTACAAACAAAACACGCCTTAAGATCCACCAGGGCTCACTCGACGCAGATGCCATCCTCATTccagacgaagacgaggagaaGCATCGTCTCACCAACCTCGTCGCTGGTGTCGATGCTGAGGACGCCAAT GAACACCATTTGCAAGAGGTGCTATCTGCGGTCCATAGGACCAATGTCATTAACCGGCAGCCCAGAGGCAGCGTTGACAaacccgctcccgctcctgCACCCGCTTTTATTCCAACACCTGACTCTACAGGCATCGTTGAAAACTATGACGAGCTCTATCCACCAAACAGATGGAAGGATCCTACAACATATGTACACACCTCCCAGACAGTGGAAGAGCATATCACCAATGGACTCGCCAACGGGTTCACGTATTACATGGATGAGCGCGACAAGGAGTGGCTTGACAAGAATAACGAGGAAGCCCGGGGTGAAGGCACGAGTGCCCAAGGTGCTGTGTCGGCATCCGGAACTCGGACTTCAGCTCGTAGTGCGAAGGCTAAGGGCAAGGAGCCCGAATCTTCGCTCCCGGTCGTTATCTCTGAAGATGAATTCGAGTTGGTGATGGGTATATTTGAGAAAGTAACGCACGAGAAGACGGAGTATCTGCATCAC AGCTTGGAAACAGGCATGGAATTCCCTGCTTTTTCAGAGTATCAGGATGTCTTTTCCGCGACACTTCCGGTGACGATGTTTGCAACATACAGTGTGCCAAGTTGGATACCTACACCGCAAGCCTTGCTCAAAAGCGCAAGAGCCATTTACCCTTATTGGAAGGAGCGCAGATTGGAACGAGGAGGACACCGAATCATACCCACCTTGAAT GGCGATGAATCCGATACTCTCAACGAATCCTACATATGCTTCCGAAGACGAGAAAGCAAAGCCGTCCGAAAGACTCGTGCATCACAAGTCACATCGTCGGATAAGCTAGCCCGACTTCAAGCAGAATTCTCCTACCCACTCGAACTCGCAAAAGCAATCCTGACCCGAGAAACCTTGAAGAAGGAATTGGCTGCTCAATCTCAGGCCGTTTGGGAGAAGCGCCTAGCTTTCGTGGATCTCAAACGCAAATTTCCTAGTCTCAATGACAAGATTGATGAGGAATTGCTGGTAGACAAGGAACGACCGACAAAGAGGGCGGATACTGC GCGCGTCCCAGGTTTGAAGATTAGGACCAGCGACCAagctctccctcctcctcgccaGGAAGTCGTTATTCGTCCCAAGGAACGTCAACAAATGATACGCGACCAGATCGAAAGCCAACTGGCCCGCATAAAGGATCTCGATCACCACTGGGAAGATCAAGTCGAC AATCCTTATCAAAGCCTTCCAGTGCCTTATGCTTCGAGATTATTCAAATACATCCCTCCTCCCAATACCCCATCCTGGCCTTCCTCAAATTCAGACAAGACAGATGACGAGGCCACAAATGTACCACCTCGCATTTCCCGTGCAGTTCGCATGCGTGTCGGTCGCGGCGGCCGTATACTTTTGGATCGTCGGGATGCTGTGGCACGTCGTCCAGTGAAGAAGCTGCCGCGCTCGTCTCTGTTCGCTCTAGGCGATTCAGAAGATGAAAgtgctggtgctgatggaATGGATGTTGACGAAGATCCGGAGGAAATCGAGCGCAACAGACGCCTTGAAGAACGGTGGAGGttcgatgaggatgatgttCCACCTACCGGCCCAGAAGGCCCCGACGAGCAAGACAGAATCCTAGTTGATGATTATAATCCCAC ATATCTGCGGCATACAATGACTCTATTCAACGAGAGCGACCACGTCAGCTTGATGACAGACCCGACTGTATACATCACTGCTCCGGATGGTCGCCAACTTCCTGTTGTTCCCTATCGCCTTGGAATGCCAGCCCCTGCTATACGACGGGACGCGCAAGGCCGCCCATATCCCATTCAACAACACATTCCCCCTAATCATCCTCTTGCGAATATGGTTGCTCCTGGTGGTATTCCTGTATCCATGCAGCACCAGATCAAGAAGATGCAACCTCCAACAGCAGCACCGCAAATGCGAATATCTTCGAACGGAGGCATGCGTCCTCCTGCTGTGATGCCACTATCGAATATCCAACAGGCCCAACACGTGAACGGAGCCGTGCCCCATCACGTCGCGTCACCTCACCCTGttcccgttcccgttccTCAGCATCCACCCGCCAATGGCGTCAACGGGATTAGTCGAGCTGCTATATCCATGCCCCATGTTGATGTCCAGAAGCCGGAGGTTATCGCGACACCAGCCATTGCAAACGGTGTGCCAGCCAACCCACAACCTGATCCCAATGCGGAGATGACAGTGAACGGTCTTCCGATCCGACCAAAATCACAGAACGTGACGCCTCAGCCTCATCTCGGTCTAGGTGTGCCGACGAATGGGTACCATTTGACGCCGATGAATAACATGACTGCGGCTGCCCTCGTCAACTCGGCAGCCTTCCAGCACAATCAAGGCCAGCAGCAAATTCCGACAGGCTTGTCTCTTCAACAAGTGCAAAATTTGAAGAATGTTTTCGCCAATATGCCTGCCCCTGAACTTGCAGCCTTCCAGGCTGCCAGAGGAATACCAAATTCATACATGCTTCCTGCTAACGGTGCGAATATGAACATGCAGCTGGCCCAGGGTGCAAATATGAACTTGAAGTTACCGCCCGCTCGTCAGATGCAGTGGATGAATTCACCGCTGCAGCGACCGCCTTCTGTGGTAAATGGAACGGACACTCAAATTAATGGTGCAATGGTTGCTAGTCCCAGCATTAGCCATTCCGTACCGGTTCGCTCTCCTTCGGCCAACGGGCAGCGCCCTGTGATGCGGAATGGGGTTCATATGAACGGGCAGCATTCGATGTCGCCTCATATGCAGCATTCGCCTTCACCACTTCCGAATATTTCCCAGTCGCAGTCGCCTCCCCGGGTGCCGATGACCCCCAATATGGCCATGACCTCACCTTCGttgcaacaacagcaaccaGTCGGCGGTCAGCAAAATGGCTATTAA
- a CDS encoding hypothetical protein (Uncharacterized protein C24H6.11c) — translation MNDDESVIDDSRTPTAQNNSSTSISSLLVYMQRRLSDIVGPDSRSGQTNLVGREAGFSIDNESQSANVPVTFGGGLAPSDSPVDTPVVVNNHVNESPSLHRAGLLQPKSYNAPSFLSNSSPAVESHLHDSDSIRAATLELSNMPFLSSTGSHGGGVGSFRSFNLVPEHPPTREDRPGPTAGGFIFPQSTTPRSSSISDLGLEMEPDQTSLVSHSLASSFLRDLPSSATSTSGSGSGLDSSIATLPPAPPSDVSDHHPGEQQPRTSPEKRKPSGIALLRPLTSRSSSLSSTRSASGEASKAKSEYQQNTPTQINVIPADPTPTATPVGTPRPQAQQPLPTPNRVHWRSPTSLARPLGPSPSQSYSTTQQHADESTPLLQSQHHRVLSDSERSGSSTPDSASPPPKHRFLNGHIQRHEGGISGDEEEAWGPRTFFEGTSPKFDLHLAKPRLHVTVKELKAKVKAEVVKTPEHARTAVKAIPAVLLGCLLNILDGVSYGMIIFPATGVFADLGPMGVSMFFVSAVVSQLVYTFGGSGFAGANGSMMIEVVPFFHILATSIASEIGEDQPLAIVATTLVAYAFSSILTGLAFFLLGALKLGVVVGFFPRHILVGCIGGVGAFLIETGLTVSMRISEEDFTMSWETIQFMFLDSHNLILWTLPLALAIILRIITHKFHHQLIFPAYFIIIPIIFYIVVFAAGLDLGHLRRTGWIFDMGASAQEPWYKFYSYFNFGLVRYSALWSTLPTQFALLFFNILHPPLNVPALAVSLNDDVDTNKELVAHGYSNLLAGLIGTVPNYLVYVNTLLFYRVGGDNRISGFLLAVATAILLVIGTAPIAFIPIMVVGALIFVLGIDLVKEAVWDNRHRVSWSEYITIISIMVCMTVWDFVIGVLFGIIVCCFFFVVQNSQLRSVRAMYTGDLAMSAVRRPSLQRAYIREVSKQTTILRLQGFLFFGTITYVEETIRSLLEGPYWEQHLLSFLVLDLSLVAGIDMSSAEAFVRIQRLLAAKRVTLVFCGFTADSPIGNALRSVDVIGTNGVELFTTFSDAMEWTENAYLRAWFRSQKMETSPHSLAVPSRRDADIEYSHLVGSFVRSPRRSHLRDVGDRTIAAEVFSEPHPDINYEPLNAVAKAFSSYGHVDPVLFRPISRYLERISIPAGHVLWRQGDQSNGLYVIESGVMRASYQFAGNEHFEESMVAGTLAGEMSALADSPRNATVVAEQPSVLWKFSNENIQRLQVEEPELARVFIQLVLKAANMDYDILLSAIASRQ, via the exons atgaatgatgatgaaagtgTCATCGACGACTCCAGGACCCCAACTGCCCAAAACAATTCCTCGACGTCCATCTCATCGCTCTTGGTCTACATGCAGCGGCGACTATCGGATATAGTTGGGCCAGACTCGCGCTCGGGTCAAACCAACCTCGTCGGACGCGAAGCAGGATTTAGCATTGACAATGAAAGTCAGAGTGCGAATGTACCCGTTACATTTGGTGGAGGTTTGGCTCCTTCAGACAGTCCAGTCGATACTCCGGTTGTGGTGAATAATCATGTCAATGAATCGCCTTCGTTACACCGAGCTGG GCTACTCCAACCGAAATCTTATAATGCACCTTCCTTCCTGTCCAACTCATCTCCGGCCGTTGAGTCCCATCTCCACGACAGCGATTCAATTCGTGCTGCGACTCTCGAGCTATCCAATATGCCCTTCCTATCCTCCACAGGAAGCCACGGCGGCGGTGTAGGCTCATTTCGATCTTTCAACTTAGTACCAGAGCACCCACCAACTCGAGAAGATCGGCCAGGGCCCACTGCAGGAGGATTCATTTTCCCTCAATCCACAACACCACGGTCGTCATCTATTTCTGACCTGGGCCTTGAAATGGAACCTGACCAAACGTCGCTCGTGTCGCACAGCTTGGCTTCATCATTCTTGCGCGATTTGCCCTCTTCTGCAACCTCTACATCCGGATCAGGGTCTGGTTTAGATTCGTCAATAGCAACCTTACCCCCGGCACCCCCTTCGGATGTATCGGACCACCATCCTGGAGAACAACAACCACGGACCTCACccgaaaaaagaaaaccatCTGGAATTGCACTTCTTAGGCCTTTAACTTCACGTTCTTCTAGCCTCTCTTCTACGCGCTCCGCAAGTGGAGAGGCTAGCAAGGCTAAATCTGAGTATCAGCAAAATACACCTACTCAAATCAACGTGATACCGGCTGACCCAACACCAACTGCAACGCCCGTGGGTACTCCGCGCCCTCAAGCGCAACAGCCTCTGCCAACACCGAATCGCGTGCATTGGCGCAGTCCCACATCCTTGGCACGACCACTAGGGCCCTCACCCTCTCAGTCATACTCCACAACACAACAACATGCCGATGAAAGTACCCCCTTGCTCCAGTCACAACATCACCGCGTGTTATCAGATTCAGAAAGATCTGGCTCCAGCACACCTGATTCCGCTTCGCCACCGCCTAAGCATAGGTTCTTGAACGGGCATATTCAAAGGCACGAAGGTGGTATTTCaggcgatgaagaggaagcttGGGGCCCGCGAACCTTTTTTGAAGGCACGAGCCCAAAATTTGACTTACACTTGGCTAAACCTAGGCTGCATGTTACTGTGAAGGAATTGAAGGCGAAAGTGAAAGCGGAGGTAGTGAAAACCCCAGAACATGCGCGCACAGCTGTGAAAGCCATTCCCGCCGTCCTGTTAGGATGCTTGCTGAACATTTTGGATGGTGTTTCCT ATGGCATGATCATCTTCCCAGCAACTGGCGTATTTGCGGATCTAGGACCAATGGGTGTTTCGATGTTCTTTGTATCCGCCGTTGTGTCGCAATTGGTTTACACGTTTGGAGGTTCCGGCTTCGCAGGTGCAAATGGAAGTATGATGATTGAGGTTGTG CCATTTTTCCATATTCTTGCGACGAGCATCGCCAGCGAGATTGGCGAGGATCAACCTTTGGCGATCGTAGCCACAACCCTCGTCGCTTATGCTTTCAGTTCAATACTTACAG GCCTTGCATTCTTCTTGCTTGGTGCTTTGAAATTAGGTGTTGTTGTGGGTTTCTTCCCACGTCATATCTTAGTTGG GTGTATCGGTGGTGTTGGCGCATTCCTTATTGAAACAGG CTTGACTGTTTCCATGCGTATATCGGAGGAAGATTTCACCATGTCCTGGGAGACAATCCAATTTATGTTCTTGGATAGCCATAATTTAATTCTCTGGACTCTTCCTCTGGCGCTCGCTATTATTCTCAGGATAATCACACACAAATTTCACCATCAGCTTATTTTCCCTGCTT ATTTTATCATTATTCCTATTATATTCTACATTGTTGTTTTTGCTGCTGGGTTGGATTTGGGACACCTACGTAGGACAGGTTGGATTTTTGACATGGGTGCTTCTGCACAAGAACCCTGGTATAAATTCTACAGTTACTTCA ACTTTGGGTTGGTTCGTTATAGTGCATTGTGGTCAACTTTGCCCACCCAATTCGCATT ACTATTTTTCAACATTCTTCATCCTCCCTTGAATGTACCCGCTCTCG CTGTATCTCTCAATGACGACGTCGACACGAACAAGGAACTTGTTGCACATGGATACTCTAATCTTCTAGCAGGACTTATTGGCACAGT TCCAAATTATCTCGTATATGTAAACACTCTTCT ATTCTATCGCGTGGGCGGAGACAATCGTATTTCTGGATTTTTGCTCGCTGTCGCTACTGCCATTTTGCTTGTAATTGGCACTGCGCCCATTGCATTTATAC CTATAATGGTCGTTGGGGCCTTAATTTTTGTCTTGGGTATCGATCTCGTGAAGGAGGCCGTTTGGGATAACCGGCATCGCGTCAGCTG GTCTGAGTATATCACAATCATCAGCATTATGGTGTGCATGACCGTCTGGGACTTTGTCATTGGTGTATTATTTGGGATCATTGTTTGCT gtttcttttttgttgttcAAAATTCGCAGCTACGCAGTGTACGTGCCATGTACACAGGAGATCTGGCTATGTCGGCTGTTCGTCGCCCCAGTTTACAACGCGCATATATCCGAGAAGTTTCGAAGCAGACAACTATTCTCCGTCTCCAAG GTTTCCTATTCTTTGGCACAATTACTTACGTGGAAGAAACTATACGCAGCCTGCTGGAAGGTCCATATTGGGAGCAGCATctactttcttttcttgtcctCGATCTATCACTCGTTGCGGGCATTGATATGTCCTCCGCGGAGGCATTTGTTCGAATCCAGAGGCTCCTGGCTGCAAAAAGAGTGACCCTTGTCTTCTGTGGCTTTACAGCTGATTCTCCAATTGGAAATGCTCTACGCAGCGTTGATGTGATAGGCACAAACGGTGTCGAGCTTTTCACTACTTTCAGTGATGCCATGGAATGGACTGAAAATGCATATCTACGGGCGTGGTTCAGGTCACAGAAGATGGAAACCTCGCCACATAGTCTTG CTGTACCAAGCCGACGAGATGCAGACATCGAATATAGCCACCTGGTTGGATCATTCGTTCGCTCTCCCCGGCGCTCTCATCTGCGCGATGTCGGCGATCGCACTATCGCAGCGGAAGTTTTCTCGGAACCACATCCAGATATCAACTACGAACCCCTGAACGCCGTTGCGAAAGCGTTTTCCTCGTACGGACATGTTGATCCCGTCCTCTTCCGGCCCATCAGCAGGTATCTGGAGCGGATTTCAATACCGGCAGGGCATGTCCTCTGGCGGCAAGGCGACCAATCTAATGGGTTGTACGTTATTGAGTCTGGAGTGATGAGAGCGTCCTACCAGTTCGCTGGAAACGAGCATTTCGAGGAGTCAATGGTCGCTGGCACATTAGCGGGCGAGATGTCGGCTCTTGCGGACTCGCCGAGGAATGCGACGGTTGTGGCAGAACAGCCATCGGTGCTGTGGAAATTCAGTAATGAGAACATTCAACGCTTGCAGGTCGAGGAACCGGAATTGGCGAGGGTATTTATTCAACTTGTCCTCAAAG CTGCGAATATGGATTATGACATCCTACTGTCTGCTATTGCATCCAGGCAGTAA
- a CDS encoding Protein priA, with product MLVTQFFQLAIAVSFFVASAIAATAAYPSGYAKRAIEGYPSGYGKRSLSEASGKLLCPIGHSACQIIDRGAELWECVDTQKDLESCGGCMIQSSYLFSKKDGVDCTAIPGVSDVSCVEGKCVVRRCMAGFSINKSGDSCVEHIESSVFITQPDLTASF from the exons ATGCTCGTTACCCAATTTTTCCAACTTGCCATTGCTGTCTCGTTCTTTGTGGCCTCCGCCATTGCGGCTACTGCTGCATACCCTAGCGGCTATGCAAAGAGGGCGATTGAAGGGTACCCAAGTGGCTATGGTAAACGGTCGCTTTCTGAAGCATCTGGCAAGCTTTTATGTCCAATTGGCCACTCCGCCTGCCAAATCATTGACCGTGGAGCTGAACTATGGGAATGTGTCGATACTCAGAAGGATCTTGAGAGCT GTGGCGGATGCATGATCCAATCGTCCTACCTCTTTTCCAAGAAGGATGGCGTCGACTGTACCGCCATTCCAGGCGTCTCTGATGTATCCTGCGTAGAAGGAAAATGTGTTGTACGCCGCTGCATGGCAGGATTTTCTATCAACAAATCTGGAGACTCTTGCGTTGAACACATCGAGTCTTCTGTCTTCATAACTCAACCCGACCTCACCGCAAGTTTCTGA
- a CDS encoding Cleavage and polyadenylation specificity factor subunit 5 — MSNTIALYPLSNFTFSTKEAQPEEDPSVSARLQRLQNNYEDFGMRRTVEGILVVHDHGHPHILMLQIANAFFKLPGDYLKPGEDEIEGLKRRLDERLAPPPGVQFDNIPNVKTENNGSNDWEIGDCLAQWWRPNFETFMYPFIPAHITKPKECKKLFVVQMPERKVLAVPKNMKLLAIPLFELYDNAARYGPQLSAIPHLLSRYAIIFKPQSTPSHALFRQV; from the exons ATGTCTAATACCATTGCTTT ATACCCATTGTCCAACTTCACCTTCAG CACAAAAGAAGCACAACCTGAGGAAGACCCCAGCGTGTCTGCTCGCCTACAACGGCTGCAGAACAACTACGAAGACTTCGGGATGCGTAGGACGGTCGAGGGGATTCTTGTTGTGCATGATCACGGTCATCCTCACATTTTGATGCTTCAGATCGCCAACGCGTTTTTCAAATT GCCTGGCGATTACCTCAAGCCTGGTGAAGATGAAATCGAGGGACTCAAGCGACGATTAGATGAACGCTTGGCACCACCACCAGGAGTTCAATTCGACAACATACCCAATGTGAAAACCGAAAACAACGGCAGCAACGACTGGGAAATTGGTGACTGCTTGGCCCAGTGGTGGCGTCCGAACTTCGAAACCTTTATG TACCCTTTCATCCCAGCGCATATAACTAAGCCGAAGGAATGCAAGAAGCTTTTTGTAGTACAGATGCCTGAAAGAA AGGTACTTGCTGTGCCGAAAAATATGAAACTCCTGGCGATTCCACTTTTTGAACTGTATGACAACGCCGCACGATATGGTCCGCAACTCTCTGCCATTCCTCACCTGCTATCAAGGTACGCCATCATTTTTAAACCTCAATCCACGCCTAGTCATGCTCTATTTCGCCAGGTATAA
- a CDS encoding Putative steryl acetyl hydrolase mug81 has translation MAIQTRRYGFISWWERIYTLVVLFPLPLITLYRLAIFNFLPSERHKRWQRVLGDASFRYISSSLSVNQMQNLMGTTLDVYRKFAKANSLPIVIDELDDDTRLLWFGERQFENIVFYVHGGTYCLPLQDFAASFWKYTIEELRNRTNKNIGFVALNYSLIPTAYFPTQLKQTVIAVQHLISKGVKPENIQMAGESAGGALILQLFSHILHPVPGVPLLPKGIQFASACIMSPWVTLTADSGSHAANSDKDVLPASAWAYLGQQSLPSVSSTTQAYLEALKAPEGWFEGIDCSVQRILITVGENECLRDDVLEVARKLSSTRDDRSVVTTIVHKNGVHNDQYLDFMSNVTPGDLTPQIIQWLQDGLGFSS, from the exons ATGGCGATCCAAACCAGACGTTATGGCTTTATTTCCTGGTGGGAACGAATATATACTCTTGTCGTCTTGTTTCCTCTGC CACTGATAACTCTCTATCGCCTGGCcatcttcaattttttgccGTCTGAGCGACACAAACGATGGCAGCGCGTTCTGGGCGATGCTTCGTTCAGATACATCAGTTCGTCTTTGAGTGTCAACCAGATGCAGAATCTTATGGGAACGACTCTGGATGTTTACAGAAAGTTTGCCAAGGCCAATTCCTTGCCCATAGTTATTGATGAACTGGACGACGATACACGACTGCTTTGGTTTGGAGAACGGCAATTCGAAAATATTGTTTTCTATGTTCATG GCGGCACATATTGTCTCCCTTTACAGGATTTTGCAGCGTCCTTTTGGAAATACACAATTGAGGAATTGAGAAACAGGACGAATAAGAATATTGGATTTGTGGCTTTGAACTATT CTCTCATTCCAACAGCCTATTTTCCTACTCAGCTCAAACAGACAGTAATTGCCGTTCAACACCTTATTTCAAAGGGGGTTAAACCCGAGAACATCCAAATGGCGGGTGAATCTGCAGGAGGGGCATTGATCCTTCAACTCTTTTCCCACATCCTTCACCCGGTACCAGGCGTACCGCTCCTTCCCAAGGGCATTCAATTTGCGAGCGCTTGCATAATGTCTCCATGGGTCACCTTAACTGCAGACTCGGGATCCCATGCCGCGAACAGCGATAAAGATGTTCTGCCAGCATCTGCATGGGCATACCTAGGCCAACAGTCTCTGCCCTCCGTATCCTCAACCACGCAGGCATACTTAGAAGCTCTGAAGGCTCCGGAAGGCTGGTTCGAAGGAATTGACTGCTCAGTGCAAAGGATCCTTATTACGGTTGGTGAGAACGAGTGCTTGCGAGATGATGTTCTGGAGGTTGCACGGAAGCTTTCGTCGACGCGCGATGACAGGTCTGTCGTGACCACTATCGTCCACAAGAATGGAGTCCACAACGACCAATACCTCGACTTTATGTCAAATGTGACGCCTGGTGATTTAACGCCGCAAATTATCCAATGGTTGCAGGATGGACTTGGTTTTTCAAGTTGA